A window of the Lactuca sativa cultivar Salinas chromosome 5, Lsat_Salinas_v11, whole genome shotgun sequence genome harbors these coding sequences:
- the LOC111915095 gene encoding anther-specific protein LAT52, with product MANYAAVLALSLFTIILMSIAGPVASRGNNASSSGSAGSSSGEAFVVQGKVYCDPCRIQFPTKISYPIPNAKVVLVCRAREQSGESYNVEGTSDANGMYSITATGDHEEEICDVHVTESPDSKCPEVMDDERSARVSLTDKNGVRGNSRAANPIGFMVKEVDPRCKEILAEIGIIGL from the coding sequence atggcaaATTACGCCGCCGTCTTGGCCCTATCTCTCTTCACCATTATATTAATGTCCATAGCCGGTCCCGTCGCTTCCAGGGGCAACAACGCCTCCTCCTCCGGTTCCGCCGGATCATCATCAGGAGAAGCGTTTGTGGTGCAAGGCAAAGTTTATTGCGATCCTTGCCGGATTCAATTCCCGACCAAAATCAGCTACCCTATTCCCAACGCAAAGGTGGTCCTGGTGTGCCGAGCTCGTGAACAATCAGGTGAATCGTATAACGTGGAGGGAACAAGCGATGCCAACGGCATGTACAGCATCACCGCCACCGGTGACCATGAGGAGGAGATCTGTGACGTTCATGTTACGGAAAGCCCTGATAGTAAGTGCCCGGAGGTGATGGACGACGAGAGAAGCGCTAGAGTTTCATTGACGGATAAAAACGGAGTTAGAGGCAACAGTCGCGCGGCGAATCCGATTGGATTCATGGTGAAGGAAGTTGATCCTCGCTGCAAGGAGATCCTCGCCGAGATCGGTATCATCGGACTTTAA
- the LOC111915094 gene encoding E3 ubiquitin protein ligase DRIP2, with protein sequence MSSNLVVKVRRDKIAACMTCPICKKLFRDATTISECLHTFCRKCIRKKLSQEELECCPICNIDLGCVPLEKLRPDHNLQDLRAKILPYKRRRVKAPEVVVPLRRKERSLSSLVVTAPRVSPSPQTPTKTTITMTGKRSKVTPRKKSRGSSFSIEKPLLKKQQEQQDSISMEESSTSHETSNKITHNSKQKNCSTGSHDEREGGEGEAWDWKPLNDLVEAANRSKSSKLTSVVVKSEACVIKSEGGHVQRKAKGKDELSNKVEDDDDKDKDTATEVVTPPIIKMRRNRKKKSADSTVVDAVDSSREKTKRTYPIWFQLVPFQQQEGEPLRQIEGRYVKLNDGNVPVSIIQKLVMNKLELPSEHEVELRCMGERVMPTLQLRNLMELWVQAHPDIITAKIGSSAHQFLMEISYAKKPNPNPNPIPP encoded by the exons ATGTCGAGTAATCTGGTGGTAAAAGTACGAAGAGATAAGATAGCGGCATGCATGACATGCCCTATCTGCAAGAAGCTCTTCAGGGATGCCACCACTATCTCCGAATGTCTCCATACAT TCTGCAGGAAATGTATACGCAAGAAGCTCTCGCAAGAAGAACTTGAATGTTGTCCAATATGCAATATTGATCTTGGATGTGTGCCCTTGGAGAAGTTGAG GCCAGATCATAATTTACAAGATCTGAGAGCAAAAATCTTGCCATACAAAAGGAGAAGGGTGAAGGCCCCTGAAGTTGTGGTGCCTTTAAGGAGGAAAGAGAGATCACTCTCATCACTGGTTGTCACTGCTCCAAGAGTCTCACCTTCACCACAAACACCAACCAAAACCACAATCACAATGACTGGTAAAAGGTCGAAAGTAACCCCAAGGAAGAAATCACGTGGCTCCAGTTTCTCCATTGAGAAACCCCTCCTCAAGAAACAACAAGAACAACAAGACTCCATCTCCATGGAAGAAAGCTCCACTTCTCATGAAACTTCAAACAAGATCACCCACAACTCGAAGCAG AAGAATTGTTCAACTGGTAGCCATGATGAAAGAGAAGGGGGTGAAGGTGAAGCGTGGGACTGGAAGCCATTAAATGACCTTGTGGAAGCAGCAAATAGGAGTAAATCTTCAAAACTTACTTCTGTTGTTGTGAAATCTGAAGCTTGTGTTATAAAAAGTGAAGGAGGACATGTGCAACGAAAAGCCAAAGGGAAAGATGAGTTAAGTAATAAagttgaagatgatgatgataaagataaAGACACTGCTACTGAAGTTGTAACACCTCCTATTATAAAGATGCGTAGGAATCGCAAAAAGAAGTCGGCTGATTCTACTGTGGTGGATGCTGTTGATAGTAGTAGGGAGAAAACTAAAAGAACATATCCTATTTGGTTCCAGTTGGTGCCATTTCAACAACA GGAAGGGGAGCCCTTGAGGCAGATAGAAGGACGTTATGTTAAATTAAA TGATGGGAATGTACCTGTTTCAATTATCCAAAAACTGGTGATGAACAAACTGGAACTTCCAAGTGAACATGAG gtTGAGCTTCGATGTATGGGGGAGCGGGTGATGCCAACACTGCAGCTACGGAATCTGATGGAGCTGTGGGTGCAAGCTCATCCAGACATCATTACAGCCAAAATTGGCTCATCTGCACACCAATTTCTCATGGAAATCTCATACGCCAAAaaacccaacccaaacccaaacccaatccccccataa